From Pongo pygmaeus isolate AG05252 chromosome 2, NHGRI_mPonPyg2-v2.0_pri, whole genome shotgun sequence, a single genomic window includes:
- the NCK1 gene encoding SH2/SH3 adapter protein NCK1 isoform X2, which produces MDWLNVFKDFFSIGKVKRKPSVPDSASPADDSFVDPGERLYDLNMPAYVKFNYMAEREDELSLIKGTKVIVMEKCSDGWWRGSYNGQVGWFPSNYVTEEGDSPLGDHVGSLSEKLAAVVNNLNTGQVLHVVQALYPFSSSNDEELNFEKGDIMDVIEKPENDPEWWKCRKINGMVGLVPKNYVTVMQNNPLTSGLEPSPPQCDYIRPSLTGKFAGNPWYYGKVTRHQAEMALNERGHEGDFLIRDSESSPNDFSVSLKAQGKNKHFKVQLKETVYCIGQRKFSTMEELVEHYKKAPIFTSEQGEKLYLVKHLS; this is translated from the exons GCAttggaaaagtgaaaagaaaacctaGTGTGCCAGATTCTGCATCTCCTGCTGATGATAGTTTTGTTGACCCAGGGGAACGTCTCTATGACCTCAACATGCCCGCTTATGTGAAATTTAACTACATGGCTGAGAGAGAGGATGAATTATCATTGATAAAGGGGACAAAGGTGATCGTCATGGAGAAATGCAGTGATGGGTGGTGGCGTGGTAGCTACAATGGACAAGTTGGATGGTTCCCTTCAAACTATGTAACTGAAGAAGGTGACAGTCCTTTGGGCGACCATGTGGGTTCTCTGTCAGAGAAATTAGCAGCAGTCGTCAATAACCTAAATACTGGGCAAGTGTTGCATGTGGTACAGGCTCTTTACCCATTCAGCTCATCTAATGATGAAGAACTTAATTTCGAGAAAGGAGATATAATGGATGTTATTGAAAAACCTGAAAATGACCCAGAGTGGTGGAAATGCAGGAAGATCAATGGTATGGTTGGTCTAGTACCAAAAAACTATGTTACTGTTATGCAGAATAATCCATTAACCTCAGGTTTGGAACCATCACCTCCACAGTGTGATTACATTAGGCCTTCACTCACTGGAAAgtttgctggcaatccttggtaTTATGGCAAAGTCACCAGGCATCAAGCAGAAATGGCATTAAATGAAAGAGGACATGAAGGGGATTTCCTCATTCGTGATAGTGAATCTTCG ccaAATGATTTCTCAGTATCACTAAAAGCACAAGGGAAAAACAAGCATTTTAAAGTCCAACTAAAAGAGACTGTCTACTGCATTGGGCAGCGTAAATTCAGCACCATGGAAGAACTTGTAGAACATTACAAAAAGGCACCCATTTTTACAAGTGAACAAGGAGAAAAATTATATCTTGTCAAGCATTTATCATGA